A genomic region of Miscanthus floridulus cultivar M001 chromosome 3, ASM1932011v1, whole genome shotgun sequence contains the following coding sequences:
- the LOC136545670 gene encoding NDR1/HIN1-like protein 10 gives MCGCCDGFWDKVKDWLICLAIVIGLIIVTGVVLIIVIFGGPLRHVKISVEDASLTRFALVTTPTTALAYNLTLALTVRNPNWAIGIKHNKPLEAAYSFDGQTFERVQVADKGEKLGPRKTVVYHLASSSEGRGVALGNAGEAEFRKENATGVFEVEVAVTGKFKYTLRKTKCKIEATCPLKLQLAAPGAASVVFQKVDCELAKSDDKYC, from the coding sequence ATGTGTGGCTGCTGCGACGGCTTCTGGGACAAGGTCAAGGACTGGCTCATCTGTCTGGCCATCGTCATCGGCCTTATCATCGTGACTGGcgtcgtcctcatcatcgtcatctttGGCGGGCCCCTCCGCCATGTCAAGATCAGCGTCGAGGACGCGTCGCTCACCCGGTTCGCTCTGGTGACCACGCCCACGACGGCGCTGGCCTACAACCTCACGCTGGCGCTGACGGTCCGCAACCCGAACTGGGCCATCGGCATCAAGCACAACAAGCCGCTGGAGGCCGCGTACAGCTTCGACGGGCAGACGTTCGAGCGCGTGCAGGTCGCCGACAAGGGCGAGAAGCTGGGGCCCCGGAAGACGGTGGTGTACCACCTGGCCTCGAGCTCCGAGGGCCGGGGCGTGGCGCTCGGCAACGCCGGCGAGGCCGAGTTCAGGAAGGAGAACGCCACGGGGGTGTTCGAGGTGGAGGTGGCCGTCACGGGCAAGTTCAAGTACACGCTGCGCAAGACCAAGTGCAAGATCGAGGCCACCTGCCCGCTCAAGCTGCAGCTCGCCGCGCCGGGGGCCGCGTCCGTCGTGTTCCAGAAGGTCGACTGCGAGCTCGCCAAGTCCGACGACAAGTACTGCTAG